A portion of the Mycoplasmopsis mustelae genome contains these proteins:
- the rplF gene encoding 50S ribosomal protein L6 — MSRVGNRILTIPVGVTFKVDASNVTVSGPLGNLSRKFSSLISIKVEDNKVSTLRANEEKTTKQLHGTTNSHIANMLEGVSKGFKKVLEIKGVGYKANLNANFLEVSAGYSHSVKLNVPANLKVEVTKEGVVVSGIDKESVGQFASVVRAIRKPNVYSGKGISYKGEKIRRKEGKTAGKK; from the coding sequence ATGTCTCGTGTCGGAAATCGTATATTAACTATCCCTGTTGGTGTAACCTTCAAAGTTGATGCTTCTAACGTTACAGTTAGCGGGCCTTTAGGGAATTTATCAAGAAAATTCAGTTCATTAATCTCAATTAAAGTTGAAGATAACAAAGTTTCAACTCTTCGTGCAAACGAAGAAAAAACCACTAAACAATTACATGGTACAACAAACTCTCATATCGCTAATATGTTAGAAGGTGTTTCAAAAGGCTTTAAAAAAGTCTTAGAAATTAAAGGAGTTGGGTATAAAGCAAACTTAAATGCTAATTTTTTAGAAGTTTCAGCAGGTTATAGTCACTCTGTTAAATTAAATGTTCCTGCAAATTTAAAAGTTGAAGTTACTAAAGAAGGTGTTGTAGTTTCAGGAATTGACAAAGAAAGTGTTGGGCAATTTGCCTCAGTTGTGCGTGCTATTAGAAAACCAAACGTATATTCTGGAAAAGGTATTTCATATAAAGGTGAAAAAATTAGACGTAAGGAAGGAAAAACAGCTGGTAAAAAATAG